Proteins encoded by one window of Streptococcus sanguinis:
- a CDS encoding ATP-binding cassette domain-containing protein: MLTVSDVSLRFSDRKLFDEVNIKFTEGNTYGLIGANGAGKSTFLKILAGDIEPTTGHISLGPNERLSVLRQNHFDYEEERAIDVVIMGNEHLYNIMKEKDAIYMKPDFSDEDGVRAAELEGEFAELGGWEAESEASQLLQNLNIPEDLHYQNMSELSNGDKVKVLLAKALFGKPDVLLLDEPTNGLDIQSITWLEDFLIDFDNTVIVVSHDRHFLNKVCTHMADLDFGKIKLYVGNYDFWKESSELAAKLLADRNAKAEEKIKQLQEFVARFSANASKSKQATSRKKMLDKIELEEIVPSSRKYPFISFKAEREIGNDLLTVENLSVKIDGETILDNINFILRPGDKTALIGQNDIQTTALIRALMDDIEYEGTVKWGVTTSQSYLPKDNSRDFASGESILDWLRQFASKEEDDNTFLRGFLGRMLFSGDEVNKSVNVLSGGEKVRVMLSKLMLLKSNVLVMDDPTNHLDLESISSLNDGLKNFKGSIIFASHDHEFIQTLANHIIVLSKNGVIDRIDETYDEFLENQEVQAKVKELWKD, encoded by the coding sequence TTGCTTACAGTATCAGACGTATCACTGCGTTTCAGTGACCGAAAATTGTTTGATGAAGTCAACATCAAATTTACAGAAGGAAATACTTATGGATTGATTGGAGCTAACGGCGCTGGAAAATCAACCTTTTTAAAAATTTTAGCTGGCGATATCGAGCCAACAACAGGCCACATCTCTCTAGGACCAAATGAACGTCTTTCAGTCCTTCGCCAGAACCACTTTGACTATGAAGAAGAACGGGCTATTGATGTTGTAATCATGGGAAATGAGCATCTCTACAACATCATGAAAGAAAAAGATGCTATTTATATGAAGCCTGATTTTTCTGATGAAGATGGTGTACGTGCAGCCGAGCTTGAGGGAGAGTTTGCTGAACTAGGTGGCTGGGAAGCTGAAAGTGAAGCCTCTCAATTATTGCAAAACCTCAATATTCCTGAAGATCTTCACTACCAAAATATGAGCGAGCTTTCTAACGGAGACAAGGTTAAAGTACTCTTAGCCAAAGCCCTTTTTGGTAAACCTGATGTCTTACTTCTGGACGAGCCAACTAACGGTTTGGATATTCAGTCTATTACTTGGCTGGAAGACTTTCTTATCGATTTTGACAATACAGTTATTGTTGTATCCCACGACCGTCACTTTTTGAATAAAGTCTGCACTCATATGGCCGACCTTGACTTTGGAAAAATCAAGCTCTATGTCGGAAACTATGATTTCTGGAAAGAATCAAGTGAACTAGCGGCTAAGCTTCTAGCTGACCGAAATGCCAAAGCAGAAGAAAAAATCAAGCAACTTCAAGAATTTGTTGCTCGCTTTTCTGCCAATGCTTCAAAATCAAAACAAGCAACTTCTCGTAAAAAGATGCTTGACAAGATTGAGTTAGAAGAAATTGTTCCATCTAGCCGTAAATACCCATTTATCAGCTTTAAAGCAGAACGTGAGATCGGTAATGATCTCTTGACAGTGGAAAATCTTTCTGTCAAGATAGACGGAGAAACTATTCTTGATAATATCAACTTCATTTTGCGTCCTGGCGATAAAACAGCTTTGATTGGCCAAAATGACATCCAAACAACAGCTTTGATTCGTGCTTTGATGGATGATATTGAATATGAAGGAACTGTCAAATGGGGTGTCACAACCAGTCAATCTTACCTACCAAAAGATAATTCTCGTGACTTCGCTAGTGGTGAATCAATCCTTGACTGGCTGCGTCAATTTGCTAGCAAAGAAGAGGATGATAACACCTTCCTCCGAGGTTTCCTTGGACGCATGCTTTTCTCTGGAGATGAGGTTAACAAGTCTGTCAATGTCTTGTCAGGAGGAGAAAAAGTTCGGGTTATGCTATCTAAGTTAATGTTGCTTAAATCCAACGTTTTAGTCATGGACGATCCAACCAATCACTTAGATTTGGAATCAATCTCCAGCTTAAATGATGGATTGAAAAACTTCAAAGGATCCATTATTTTTGCTAGCCATGACCATGAATTTATTCAAACCTTGGCCAACCATATCATTGTATTATCTAAAAACGGTGTGATTGACCGCATTGACGAAACCTATGATGAATTCTTGGAAAATCAAGAAGTTCAGGCAAAAGTCAAAGAACTTTGGAAAGATTAA
- the trpS gene encoding tryptophan--tRNA ligase has protein sequence MTKPIILTGDRPTGKLHIGHYVGSLRNRVLLQDQGKYEMFVFLADQQALTDHAKDPQTIVESIGNVALDYLAAGLDPEKVTIFIQSQIPELAELSMYYMNLVSLARLERNPTVKTEIAQKGFGESLPTGFLVYPISQAADITAFKANFVPVGHDQKPMIEQTREIVRSFNHAYQTDVLVEPEGIYPENEAAGRLPGLDGNAKMSKSLNNGIYLADDMDILQKKVMSMYTDPNHIRVEDPGKVEGNMVFHYLDVFGRPEDAADIAAMKEHYQRGGLGDVKTKRYLLEILERELGPIRERRVEFAKDMGQVYQMLQEGCDKARQTAAQTLSEVKSAMGINYFK, from the coding sequence ATGACTAAACCAATTATTTTAACAGGAGATCGTCCGACAGGAAAATTGCATATTGGTCATTATGTAGGAAGTTTACGGAATCGCGTGCTTTTGCAGGATCAAGGTAAGTATGAGATGTTCGTATTTTTGGCTGATCAGCAAGCTTTGACAGATCATGCAAAGGACCCTCAGACAATTGTTGAGTCTATTGGTAATGTAGCTTTAGATTATCTAGCGGCTGGATTGGATCCTGAAAAGGTGACTATTTTTATTCAAAGTCAGATTCCTGAGTTGGCAGAGTTGTCAATGTATTACATGAATTTGGTGTCATTGGCTCGTCTTGAGCGTAATCCTACTGTCAAGACTGAGATTGCGCAAAAAGGATTTGGTGAAAGTTTGCCGACTGGGTTTTTAGTTTATCCTATTTCTCAGGCAGCAGATATTACTGCTTTTAAAGCTAATTTTGTACCAGTAGGCCATGATCAAAAGCCTATGATTGAGCAGACTCGGGAAATTGTTCGTTCCTTTAACCACGCTTATCAGACAGATGTTTTGGTAGAACCGGAAGGAATTTATCCTGAAAATGAAGCAGCTGGACGTTTGCCTGGTTTGGATGGCAATGCTAAGATGTCTAAATCTCTCAATAATGGCATTTATTTGGCAGATGATATGGATATTCTGCAAAAGAAAGTTATGAGCATGTATACAGATCCTAATCATATCAGAGTGGAAGATCCTGGAAAAGTTGAGGGAAATATGGTCTTTCATTATCTGGATGTTTTTGGCCGCCCTGAAGATGCTGCTGATATTGCTGCAATGAAAGAGCATTATCAAAGAGGTGGTCTGGGAGATGTCAAAACCAAACGCTATCTGTTAGAAATTTTAGAGCGAGAGTTAGGTCCGATTCGTGAGCGTCGTGTGGAGTTTGCTAAAGATATGGGACAGGTTTATCAGATGCTGCAAGAAGGATGTGATAAGGCACGTCAGACTGCCGCTCAGACTCTTTCGGAAGTGAAGTCTGCGATGGGGATTAATTATTTTAAATAA
- the guaB gene encoding IMP dehydrogenase: MSNWDTKFLKKGFTFDDVLLIPAESHVLPNDADLSTKLAENLTLNIPIITAAMDTVTESQMAIAIARAGGLGVIHKNMSIEQQADEVRKVKRSENGVIIDPFFLTPEHTIAEADELMGRYRISGVPVVETLENRKLVGILTNRDLRFISDYDQPISRHMTSENLVTAPVGTDLGTAERILQEHRIEKLPLVDDNGCLSGLITIKDIEKVIEFPNAAKDEFGRLLVAGAVGVTSDTFERAEALFEAGADAIVIDTAHGHSAGVLRKIAEIRSHFPDRTLIAGNIATAEGARALYEAGVDVVKVGIGPGSICTTRVIAGVGVPQVTAIYDAAAVARKYGKTIIADGGIKYSGDIVKALAAGGNAVMLGSMFAGTDEAPGETEIFQGRKFKTYRGMGSIAAMKKGSSDRYFQGSVNEANKLVPEGIEGRVAYKGAAADIVFQMLGGIRSGMGYVGAANLQELHDNAQFIEMSGAGLKESHPHDVQITNEAPNYSVQ; this comes from the coding sequence ATGTCTAACTGGGACACTAAATTTTTGAAAAAAGGTTTTACCTTTGATGATGTGCTGCTGATTCCAGCTGAAAGCCATGTACTGCCCAACGATGCTGATTTGAGCACCAAGCTTGCTGAGAATTTGACCTTGAATATCCCAATCATTACTGCCGCTATGGACACTGTTACAGAGAGTCAGATGGCTATCGCTATTGCCCGAGCTGGCGGTCTTGGAGTTATCCACAAAAATATGTCTATTGAGCAACAGGCCGATGAAGTTCGAAAGGTTAAACGTTCTGAGAATGGCGTTATTATTGATCCTTTTTTCCTAACGCCAGAGCATACGATTGCTGAAGCAGATGAGTTGATGGGACGTTACCGTATCAGTGGTGTTCCTGTTGTAGAAACTCTTGAAAATCGTAAGTTAGTAGGGATTCTAACTAATCGTGATTTGCGTTTTATTTCTGACTATGATCAACCTATTTCTCGTCATATGACCAGTGAGAATCTTGTAACGGCGCCTGTTGGTACAGATTTAGGAACTGCAGAGCGCATTTTGCAGGAGCACCGGATTGAAAAGTTGCCTTTGGTTGATGATAACGGCTGCCTTTCAGGTTTGATTACCATTAAAGATATTGAAAAGGTTATTGAGTTTCCAAATGCTGCTAAAGATGAGTTTGGTCGTCTTTTGGTCGCTGGTGCTGTCGGTGTTACTTCAGATACTTTCGAACGTGCGGAAGCTCTCTTTGAAGCGGGGGCAGATGCGATTGTTATTGATACTGCTCATGGCCACTCAGCTGGAGTTTTGCGCAAGATTGCTGAGATTCGTTCTCATTTCCCCGATCGCACCTTGATTGCTGGAAATATTGCAACTGCTGAGGGTGCACGCGCTCTTTATGAAGCAGGTGTAGACGTTGTTAAGGTCGGAATTGGCCCAGGTTCTATCTGTACAACCCGTGTCATTGCTGGTGTTGGTGTTCCTCAAGTAACGGCTATTTATGATGCAGCTGCTGTGGCGCGTAAATATGGAAAAACCATCATTGCTGATGGTGGGATTAAATATTCTGGAGATATTGTTAAGGCCTTGGCTGCAGGTGGAAATGCTGTTATGCTGGGTTCAATGTTTGCAGGAACAGACGAAGCGCCAGGCGAGACGGAAATCTTCCAAGGTCGGAAATTTAAGACTTACCGTGGTATGGGATCTATCGCCGCTATGAAGAAGGGCTCTAGTGACCGTTACTTCCAAGGGTCTGTTAATGAAGCGAATAAGTTAGTTCCAGAAGGGATTGAAGGCCGTGTGGCTTACAAGGGAGCTGCTGCAGATATTGTCTTCCAGATGCTGGGTGGTATCCGCTCTGGAATGGGCTATGTTGGTGCTGCAAATCTGCAAGAACTTCACGATAATGCTCAGTTTATTGAGATGAGTGGCGCTGGATTAAAGGAAAGCCACCCTCATGATGTGCAAATTACTAATGAAGCCCCTAACTATTCAGTTCAATAA
- the recF gene encoding DNA replication/repair protein RecF (All proteins in this family for which functions are known are DNA-binding proteins that assist the filamentation of RecA onto DNA for the initiation of recombination or recombinational repair.) — protein MWLQSLKIKHFRNYQEADIDFHPGLNVFLGQNAQGKTNILEAIYFLALTRSHRTRSDKDLIHFTENDLLVSGILEKKTGKVPLDINLTPKGRITKVNHLKQSKLSDYIGTMNVVLFAPEDLQLIKGSPSLRRKFIDIELGQIKPVYLSDLSNYNHVLKQRNAYLKANDKVDETFLTVLDEQLVDYGCRVIRHRLDFLQKLESFAQDKHWDISQNLEKLTVKYLSSIPLHQIDNLEETYRFSLISSRKRDLFKKNTGVGPHRDDIAFFINQMDANFGSQGQHRSLVLSLKLAEIKLIESITKETPILLLDDVMSELDNSRQLKLLETISQDIQTFITTTTLEHLKNLPQDIKIFTIQQGEIMSQS, from the coding sequence ATGTGGCTGCAATCATTAAAAATCAAGCATTTCCGAAATTATCAGGAAGCTGATATTGACTTCCATCCTGGCTTAAATGTCTTTCTAGGCCAGAACGCACAAGGTAAAACCAATATTTTAGAAGCTATTTATTTCCTAGCCTTGACAAGAAGCCACCGTACACGCTCAGATAAGGATCTGATTCATTTTACAGAAAATGACCTCCTTGTTTCTGGTATCTTAGAAAAAAAGACTGGTAAAGTTCCCCTTGACATTAACTTGACACCAAAAGGTCGCATCACAAAAGTCAACCACTTGAAACAAAGTAAATTATCAGACTACATTGGAACTATGAATGTTGTCCTGTTTGCTCCTGAAGATTTACAGCTGATTAAAGGTTCTCCCAGTCTACGCCGTAAATTTATAGACATTGAACTCGGACAAATCAAGCCAGTCTATCTATCAGATTTATCCAATTACAACCATGTCCTCAAACAACGCAATGCCTATCTGAAAGCTAATGATAAAGTTGATGAAACCTTCTTGACTGTCCTTGATGAGCAGCTGGTTGACTATGGCTGTCGTGTAATTAGGCATCGGTTGGATTTTTTGCAAAAATTAGAAAGCTTTGCCCAAGACAAGCACTGGGACATCTCTCAAAATTTGGAAAAATTGACTGTCAAGTATCTGTCATCTATTCCTTTACACCAAATTGACAATTTAGAAGAAACTTACCGCTTTTCCTTAATAAGCAGCCGTAAACGCGACCTATTCAAAAAAAATACAGGTGTTGGTCCCCATCGTGATGATATTGCTTTTTTTATCAATCAAATGGATGCCAACTTTGGTAGTCAAGGTCAGCATCGCAGTCTTGTTTTATCACTGAAACTAGCCGAAATCAAGTTAATAGAAAGCATTACAAAGGAGACCCCTATTTTGTTGCTTGACGATGTAATGAGCGAACTTGACAATAGCCGTCAACTAAAATTATTAGAAACTATCTCTCAGGATATTCAAACTTTCATTACTACAACAACTTTAGAACATTTAAAAAATCTTCCACAAGATATTAAAATTTTCACCATTCAGCAAGGAGAAATCATGTCTCAATCCTAG
- the yaaA gene encoding S4 domain-containing protein YaaA, translating to MEYKLFDDYITLQALLKETGIIQSGGAIKTFLSEYPVLFNGEPENRRGKKLRVNDRISLPEQGIEINLTAPSQEEILQHQKEIAEKKRVAELVKAMNKDLKKSQTSKKEKRKNTGIPKKQKTTKSPVRFPGI from the coding sequence ATGGAATATAAATTATTTGATGACTACATCACGCTACAAGCACTTTTAAAAGAAACAGGAATTATCCAAAGCGGTGGAGCAATTAAAACATTTCTAAGTGAGTATCCAGTCCTTTTTAACGGTGAGCCAGAAAACCGCCGGGGGAAAAAACTCCGTGTCAATGATAGGATTTCCCTTCCTGAGCAAGGAATTGAAATTAATCTGACAGCTCCTAGTCAAGAAGAAATTCTGCAACACCAGAAAGAAATCGCAGAAAAAAAACGAGTTGCTGAACTTGTCAAAGCCATGAATAAGGATTTAAAAAAATCTCAGACTTCTAAAAAAGAAAAGCGTAAGAATACAGGGATACCTAAAAAGCAGAAAACTACTAAAAGCCCTGTTCGCTTCCCTGGTATCTAA
- the yfmF gene encoding EF-P 5-aminopentanol modification-associated protein YfmF produces the protein MEITKGVRLHFIQSEKFKTNKIRVRFSAPMSKETVAGRVLTASMLETVNAVYPTSQAFRERLANLYGADYSTSLSRRGLVHYLDINLSFVRDKFLSRKNVLTDAMLDFLKASLFSPLVSQDAFDESAFEIEKKNILNDLEAEIENHFYHAHRELDKLFYEEEEMQMPRVGTIELIQKETAVSSFAAFQQMLQENQIDFFFIGDFNEVAVREKIQSFNFAPRQQELQLVYQQEYSNVLREGLEQKDVHQSIIELAYHFPIQYGESEHLPLVVLNALLGGFAHSKLFVNLREREGLAYTISSNFDIFSGMMRIYAGIDRSNRTRTVALINRQILDLKRGNFSQEELNQTKKMLRNSVLLAQDRQNTILERAYMASVLGNKFLSLEAWLKALEQVRKDDIIKAAGLLKLQAIYFMEGK, from the coding sequence ATGGAAATCACTAAAGGAGTTCGTCTCCATTTTATTCAATCAGAAAAATTTAAAACAAACAAAATTAGGGTTCGTTTTTCAGCGCCTATGTCCAAAGAAACAGTAGCTGGTCGGGTTTTAACAGCTAGCATGCTAGAGACTGTCAATGCTGTTTATCCTACTTCGCAGGCTTTCAGAGAACGTTTGGCCAATTTGTATGGAGCTGATTATTCTACGAGTCTTTCAAGGAGAGGATTGGTCCATTATTTAGATATCAATCTTTCTTTTGTACGGGATAAATTTTTGAGTCGCAAAAATGTCCTGACAGATGCCATGCTTGATTTTTTGAAAGCTAGCTTGTTTTCTCCATTGGTAAGTCAGGACGCTTTTGATGAATCTGCTTTTGAAATTGAGAAGAAAAATATCTTGAATGATTTGGAAGCAGAAATTGAGAATCATTTTTATCATGCTCATCGAGAATTAGATAAACTCTTTTATGAAGAAGAGGAAATGCAGATGCCTCGTGTTGGGACGATTGAATTAATCCAGAAAGAGACCGCTGTAAGCAGTTTTGCTGCTTTTCAGCAGATGCTTCAGGAAAATCAGATTGACTTTTTCTTTATTGGGGACTTTAATGAAGTGGCTGTTCGGGAGAAAATTCAATCTTTCAATTTTGCACCTCGTCAGCAAGAACTTCAGTTAGTTTATCAACAAGAATATTCCAATGTTTTGCGAGAAGGATTGGAGCAGAAGGATGTGCATCAGTCAATTATTGAGTTAGCCTATCACTTCCCTATTCAGTACGGAGAGAGTGAGCACCTGCCTTTGGTCGTTTTAAATGCTTTGCTAGGTGGTTTTGCCCATTCGAAATTATTTGTCAATCTTCGTGAAAGGGAAGGGCTGGCTTATACAATTTCTAGCAATTTTGATATTTTTTCAGGAATGATGCGGATTTACGCTGGTATTGACCGCAGCAATCGGACCAGAACAGTTGCTTTAATCAACCGACAGATTCTTGATTTGAAGCGTGGGAATTTTAGTCAGGAAGAACTGAATCAAACCAAGAAAATGCTGAGAAATTCGGTATTGTTAGCTCAGGATCGACAGAATACAATCTTAGAGAGAGCTTATATGGCTTCTGTTTTAGGGAACAAATTCTTATCTCTTGAAGCTTGGCTGAAAGCTTTGGAACAGGTTCGTAAGGATGATATTATCAAGGCAGCTGGTCTCTTAAAATTACAAGCTATTTACTTTATGGAAGGAAAATAA
- the yfmH gene encoding EF-P 5-aminopentanol modification-associated protein YfmH produces MQGEVLEKINYSAVGEIVYQTVLANGLRVFLLPKNDFNETYGIISTNFGSVDTGIVSRETKQVTQYPAGIAHFLEHKLFEGPQGKDLLLEFTKLGAESNAFTSFTRTSYLFSATDNISENLQLLQELVHRADFTKESILREQDIIGQEIEMYQDNPDYRLFFGALANLYPQTPLAEDIAGTKESISEITVENLKENFKNFYHPSNMTLFVIGNFDLEQIAAEIAEQQEKLVFPGSSEPIEKIPVTLHPVVSTDTYRMEVASPKLAVGIRGTDFVDESELYCYKITLKLLFAMMFGWTSKRFQSLYESGKMDNSLTLEVEVEKDFHFVMLTMDTQEPVGLSHQFRSAIKNFDKDPDVTEEHLDTIKSEMFGDFLHGLNSLEYIATQYEPYLTGENLFDLPKILQDISLNDVIKLGHRFIDQCDMTDFTIFPK; encoded by the coding sequence ATGCAGGGAGAAGTGCTAGAAAAAATCAATTATTCAGCAGTAGGAGAAATTGTCTATCAGACAGTATTAGCAAACGGTTTGCGTGTTTTTCTTCTGCCTAAAAATGATTTTAATGAAACTTATGGGATTATCTCAACTAATTTTGGTTCAGTGGATACAGGGATTGTTTCACGTGAAACCAAGCAGGTCACTCAATATCCGGCTGGAATAGCTCATTTTTTGGAACATAAGCTTTTTGAAGGCCCGCAGGGAAAGGATTTGCTGCTGGAATTTACTAAGTTAGGGGCTGAGAGCAATGCCTTTACAAGCTTTACTCGGACCAGCTATCTGTTTTCTGCAACAGATAACATTTCAGAAAATCTACAGCTTTTGCAAGAACTGGTGCATCGGGCTGATTTTACAAAAGAATCCATTTTGCGGGAACAGGATATTATCGGCCAAGAAATTGAAATGTATCAGGATAATCCGGATTATCGTCTCTTTTTTGGAGCCTTGGCCAATCTCTATCCTCAAACACCTCTGGCAGAAGACATTGCAGGAACGAAAGAGTCCATCTCTGAGATTACCGTCGAAAATTTGAAGGAAAATTTCAAGAACTTTTATCATCCTTCTAATATGACTTTGTTTGTAATTGGTAATTTTGATTTGGAACAGATAGCTGCTGAGATTGCTGAACAGCAGGAAAAACTAGTTTTTCCTGGGAGTTCGGAACCTATTGAAAAAATTCCTGTTACCCTTCACCCAGTGGTATCAACGGATACCTACCGAATGGAGGTGGCTAGTCCAAAACTGGCAGTTGGAATTCGAGGGACAGACTTTGTTGATGAATCGGAGTTGTATTGCTATAAAATCACTTTGAAACTTTTATTTGCCATGATGTTTGGCTGGACTTCCAAGCGTTTCCAGTCCCTCTATGAAAGTGGGAAAATGGACAATTCTTTAACGCTGGAAGTGGAAGTAGAAAAAGATTTTCACTTTGTCATGCTGACGATGGACACTCAGGAACCGGTGGGACTTTCTCATCAATTTCGCTCAGCTATCAAGAATTTTGACAAGGATCCGGATGTGACAGAAGAGCATTTGGATACGATTAAAAGTGAGATGTTTGGTGATTTTCTGCACGGTTTAAACTCGCTTGAGTATATTGCAACCCAATATGAACCGTATTTGACGGGTGAGAATCTGTTTGATTTGCCGAAAATTTTACAGGACATCAGCTTGAATGATGTGATAAAACTAGGTCATCGATTTATCGATCAGTGTGATATGACAGATTTCACTATTTTTCCAAAATAA